In Thermoleophilaceae bacterium, the genomic window CCGAGCCTGGCGCCGCTCGTGGACCTGTTCGCGCTCTACGGGCTGGTGTTCTACGACTCGCTGGCCGTGCTCGCCTACTGGGTCGGCTTCAACGCGCTCCAGCTACTGCTAGCCGTCTACGCGTTCCGGCTGGACGGCGAATCGCTCCGCCCGCTGTGGCTCATGCCACTGCAGCAGTTCGTCTACCGCCAGTTGATGTATCTCGTCGTGATCGAGTCGGTGGTGAGCGCTCTGCTCGGGGTGCGGCTGCGCTGGCACCGCTCCGAGCGGACTGGCGAAGTTCGCATCGCTGCCTGAGACGTCCAGGTAGCATCCCCCGCCCGAAAGCCGACCTCGGAGGACCGAACAGCACGATGGCGCAAGTTGACCTGACGAACGTGGCGGATGTGGGCGTTGAGCCCGGCACGCTGCCCGAGACGATGTCCGCCTGGGTGATTCGCCAGGATCGCGAAGGCCAGCCCACGGACGCCTTCCAGCTCGAGCAGATCGAAGTACCGGAGCCCGGCCCGTTCGAGGTGGTCGTGCGCGTGATGGCCGCCGGCGTGAACTACAACAACGTGTGGGCGGCGCTCGGCAAGCCGGTTTCGGTGTTCCGCTACCACCCCGAGGACGACCACCACATCGGCGGCTCGGACGCGTCCGGCGTCGTGTGGAAGACCGGCGAGGGCGTGACGCGCTGGAAGCCCGGCGACGAGGTGGTGATCCACTGCAACCAGGCCTCGTACGAGGACCCGGAGGTGCACGGCTTCGATCCGCTTGCGGCCCCGTCGCAGCGCATCTGGGGCTACGAGACCTCGTGGGGCTCGTTCGCGCAGTTCACGAAGGTGCAGGAGCAGCAGCTGCTCCACAAGCCCGCGAATCAGACCTGGGAGGAGGCCGCCTCCTACGGCCTCACCTACTTCACCGCCTACCGGATGCTGATCACGCAGTGCAACCTCCAGGCCGGCGACAAGGTGCTGATCTGGGGCGCGGCGGGCGGCCTCGGCGTGTTCGCCATCCAGCTCTGCAAGCTGGCCGGCGCCCACTGCGTGGGCGTGGTCTCGTCGGAGGAGAAGGGCGAGCTGTGCAAGCAGCTCGGCGCCGACGGCTACATCAACCGCAACGACTTCGCCGGCATGATGCGCAAGGGCGGCGAGACACCCGAGGAGGAGAAGGCGCGATTCAAGGAGTCGCGCCGCTTCGGCGCGGCGGTCGAGGAGATCCTCGGCGAGCCGCCCAACATCGTGTTCGAGCACGTCGGGCAGGCCACCTTCCCCACCTCGGTGCTCGTGTGCCGGCCGTTCGGCAAGGTCGTGATCTGCGCGGGCACCACCGGCTACAACCTCGACTTCGACGTTCGCTACCTCTGGATGCGCCAGAAGCAGATCATCGGGTCGCACTTCGCGAACGCTTGGGAGTGCCACAAGGCCAATGAGCTGATGGCGGCCGGGCAGATCCGGCCCGTGCTGTGGCGCACCATGGGCTTCGAGGGCGTGGCCGAGGCGCACCAGCTGATGCTCGAGAACAAGCACCTGGGCAAGATCGCGATCCTGGTGGGCGCGGACAAGGAGGGGCTCGGCAAGACCGCCGAGGGCCCGGGCGCAATCCACGCGGAGGTGGGGGCATGATCGGCAAGCCGGGCGACTCGCTGCTCGAGATCAACTGGATCACCAACCCGTTCCGGGCGGAGAAGTTCAGAGACATCTGGCTCCCGGCCGCCGAGGCGGTGCTGGACTACGGCGCCACCGGCTGGTCGTTCATCCGCTCCGGTGACGATCCGCAGCACTTCGTGCAGCTCGCGCTGTTCGCGAAGAAGCTCGACTTCGAGCGCTACTGGTACTCGGAGGAGATCACGGACGTCCGCGTGCAGGCCACCGGCCTGTTCCAGGTGCCGATCCAGCCGGTCTGGTACACGGTTGAGGGCACGGGCGTGATCCTGCCGGAGAGCGTGGAGAGCTAACTGGCGCATGCCGCCTCCGCGCGGCCTACTCTTCCCCCTTGTGAGGAGGGGTCTCGCACTTTGTGGGGTGGTGGCGGCACTCGTTTTGGCGGCCCCCGCGCTGGCCGCGCCGGCGCCGCTCGGCCGCACGTGCAGCCCCGCCCAGGGAGTGCGCTTCTGCGCCGGCAGCGACGCCACCCGGGTGCCCAGCTTCGACGGCGTGCCGCTCGATGTGGACGTCACGCTCCCGGCCACCGGCGACGGGCCGTGGCCCACGATCGTGATGCTGCACGGATGGGGCGGGTCGAAGTCGGACTTCGAATCCACCACCGGGCCGAACGGCGACGGCAACGAGACCTACCACTGGAACAACGTCTACTTCGCTCAGCACGGGTACGCGGTGGTGAACTACACGGCGCGCGGCTGGGGCGACTCCTGCGGCACGGCCGCGTCCCGCGCCTCGAACCCGAGCGGCTGCGCGCAGGGCTGGATCCACCTCGCTGACCAGCGCTACGAGGCCCGGGACACCCAGTATCTGCTCGGCCTGCTCGCGGACGAGGGGATCACGAAGCCGGACGGGATCGGCGTGACCGGCATCTCGTACGGCGGCGGGCAGAGCATGGAGCTCGCGTTCCTGCGCAATCGCGTGCGGCAGCTGCCTTCGCAGGGCTCCGGCTTCGTGCCGTGGACGAGCCCGCACGGAACGCCCATGTCGATCACCGCGGCGTACCCGCGCTGGCCGTGGTCGGACCTGGTCAATTCCCTTGAGCCGAACGGCCGCTTCCTCGACTTCAACGTCCCCGGCCCCACCGACACCCGGGTCCCGCTGGGCGTGGCGAAGACGAGCTACGTGCAGGGCCTGTATGCGCTCGGGCTCGCCGGTGGCTACTACTCGCCTCCGGGGGTGGACCCGAATGCGGACCTCACCACGTGGAACGCGCGCGTGCTGGCGGGCGAACCGGAGGACGCTCAGTCCACGGCGATCTCCAATGAGATCTACAGCTTCCACGGCGCCTTCGGGCTATCCGGCACTCCGGCGCCGATGCTCCTGCAGAGCGGATGGACGGACGACCTCTTCCCGCCGGAGGAATCGCTGCGCGCGTACAACCTGATCCGCGCGGGCAACCCGTCTGCCCCGGTGTCGCTGCAGTTCGGCGACCTCGGCCACGCGCGCGGCACGAACGACGCGACGATGGACAAGGCGCTGCAGGACCAGGGCTCCGCGTTCTTCGACCACTACCTG contains:
- the ccrA gene encoding crotonyl-CoA carboxylase/reductase; this encodes MAQVDLTNVADVGVEPGTLPETMSAWVIRQDREGQPTDAFQLEQIEVPEPGPFEVVVRVMAAGVNYNNVWAALGKPVSVFRYHPEDDHHIGGSDASGVVWKTGEGVTRWKPGDEVVIHCNQASYEDPEVHGFDPLAAPSQRIWGYETSWGSFAQFTKVQEQQLLHKPANQTWEEAASYGLTYFTAYRMLITQCNLQAGDKVLIWGAAGGLGVFAIQLCKLAGAHCVGVVSSEEKGELCKQLGADGYINRNDFAGMMRKGGETPEEEKARFKESRRFGAAVEEILGEPPNIVFEHVGQATFPTSVLVCRPFGKVVICAGTTGYNLDFDVRYLWMRQKQIIGSHFANAWECHKANELMAAGQIRPVLWRTMGFEGVAEAHQLMLENKHLGKIAILVGADKEGLGKTAEGPGAIHAEVGA
- a CDS encoding CocE/NonD family hydrolase, which translates into the protein MAALVLAAPALAAPAPLGRTCSPAQGVRFCAGSDATRVPSFDGVPLDVDVTLPATGDGPWPTIVMLHGWGGSKSDFESTTGPNGDGNETYHWNNVYFAQHGYAVVNYTARGWGDSCGTAASRASNPSGCAQGWIHLADQRYEARDTQYLLGLLADEGITKPDGIGVTGISYGGGQSMELAFLRNRVRQLPSQGSGFVPWTSPHGTPMSITAAYPRWPWSDLVNSLEPNGRFLDFNVPGPTDTRVPLGVAKTSYVQGLYALGLAGGYYSPPGVDPNADLTTWNARVLAGEPEDAQSTAISNEIYSFHGAFGLSGTPAPMLLQSGWTDDLFPPEESLRAYNLIRAGNPSAPVSLQFGDLGHARGTNDATMDKALQDQGSAFFDHYLKGASGGPAPGSVTAYAQVCPPGSPVSGPFNAASWPAIHPGSVVFGSAAAQTVTSSGGNQSTATKYDPIAGGSNSCTQIPVENASGTAVYVGRASNGYTMLGLPTVSAHVNVSGQFGQLDSRLWDVGPDGKQTLISRGVYRLLDNQQGNIVFQLHGNGWRFAPGHKPKLELLGRDSPYLRPSNGSFSVTITNVRVELPTLEGPGAAGGQVGTPGARRIKLSVRPRRPHAGRRVRLIFYAKITPAGHRLPVKGATIRFAGHRVKTNRHGRAVMHVRFRKAGRRHATATRSGLLKGKTVVRVRRRAKH